In a single window of the Dryobates pubescens isolate bDryPub1 chromosome Z, bDryPub1.pri, whole genome shotgun sequence genome:
- the ARK2C gene encoding E3 ubiquitin-protein ligase RNF165 produces the protein MVLVHVGYLVLPVFGSVRNRGAPFQRSQHAHATSCRHFHLGPQPQLSTDFTLPHAVQPQPGLTPHMAPAHQHSGPLHQPLAPVPALPFQDVTGPSFLPQALHQQYLLQQQLLEAQHRRLMPHPRRAQERMSIQPHRLHPSFDFSHQLQTPQPMGAQPRYLAEGTDWDLSVDAGLTHTQFHVRPLPQPYQHYLATPRMHHFPRSTSSTQMVVHEIRSYPYPQLQLLALQGLNPSRHTSAVRESYEELLQLEDRLGSVSRGAVQNTIERFTFPHKYKKRRPQEGKGEQEDGEESDTDEKCTICLSMLEDGEDVRRLPCMHLFHQVCVDQWLATSKKCPICRVDIETQLGSDS, from the exons GTGCTCCTTTTCAAAGATCTCAGCATGCCCATGCTACCTCCTGCCGGCACTTCCACCTGggcccccagcctcagctctccaCTGACTTCACCCTGCCTCACGCGGTGCAGCCCCAGCCGGGGCTGACCCCGCACATGGCTCCGGCGCACCAGCACAGCGGCCCCCTGCACCAACCCCTGGCACCGGtgccagcccttcccttccAGGATGTGACCGGACCCTCCTTCCTACCTCAGGCGCTTCACCAGCAatacctcctccagcagcagctcctcgaGGCACAGCATCGCCGGCTCATGCCCCATCCCAG GCGGGCTCAGGAGCGCATGTCCATCCAGCCTCACCGCCTACACCCCAGCTTTGACTTCAGCCACCAACTGCAAACTCCACAACCCATGGGGGCCCAGCCCAGGTATTTAGCCGAAGGCACAGATTG ggaCCTCAGTGTTGATGCAGGACTGACTCACACCCAGTTCCATGTTCGTCCACTCCCTCAGCCCTACCAGCATTACTTAGCTACACCTCGGATGCACCATTTCCCCAGAAGCACATCCTCGACACAGATG GTTGTTCATGAAATCAGAAGTTATCCTTACcctcagcttcagctgcttgctCTTCAGGGACTGAACCCAAGCAGGCACACGTCTGCTGTGCGGGAGAGCTATGAG gagctgctgcagctggaggacaggctgggaagtgTGAGCCGAGGTGCCGTCCAGAACACCATTGAGAGGTTCACCTTCCCCCACAAGTACAAGAAG AGAAGACCACAGGAGGGCAAGGGTgagcaagaggatggagaggaATCAGATACGGATGAGAAATGCACAATCTGCTTGTCCATGCTTGAAGATGGAGAAGATGTCAG GCGGTTGCCTTGTATGCATCTCTTCCACCAAGTGTGCGTGGACCAGTGGCTGGCCACCAGCAAGAAGTGCCCAATCTGCAGGGTGGACATTGAAACACAGCTCGGCTCGGACAGCTGA